The sequence TTCAGGGAAAAGGCCCGGTGCTTTCACAGGCTGCAGGTGGATCCAGGCACTGAGGGTCCTGGGGGCACCGGCCGAGGGACGTCACTGGGACTCGTGGGTCACCGGGACTCGTGGGTCACCGGGACTCGTGGGTCAGCAGCGTCACTGGGACTCGTGGGTCACCGGGACTCGTGGGTCACCGGGACTCGTGGGTCAGCAGCGTCACTGGGACTCGTGGGTCAAGGACTTGTGGGTCAGCAGCGTCACTGGGACTCGTGGATCAGCAGCGTCACTGGGACTCCGCCCGAGGCCAGGCCTCGGGGACACTCACAGCTGCTCTTCTGAGAAGTCCTTCCTGGGCAGAAGGAGGGGGACACGGGGACCCCGCCTCCGGCGTCTCCAGGCACCAAGGAGCTCGTCAGGAGAGGCTGGACACAGGCCCGCCCCTGCGTGCAgtgctgggctctggagcaccAGGCCCGGGCTCCCACTGGCGGCCTCCCTACCCACCCTGGTGCTGACCCCAGGCCCTGCTCTGGGCACCGCAGCCTCCCTGGACACCCCGGGCCATGTCCAACCCCCGCTTCCTGGGGGCGGCCCTTCCTCTACCCGGGGCTCTGCCCAGCCCACCGGGCACCTGTGCGTCCTGGGACAGCGCTGGCCTTGTCCAAGCCCCGGGGCCCCCCGAGAGTCCCAGGAAAGCTGCGGGCCTCGTCCAAGCCCCGGGGGGCCCCTGTAAGTCCAGGAAGGCCCGCTGGCCTCGTCCAAGCCCCGGGGGGCCCCTGTAAGTCCCAGGAAGGCCGCTGGCCTCGTCCAAGCCCCGGGGGGCCCCTGTAAGTCCCAGGATGGCCGCTGGCCTCGTCCAAGCCCCGGGGGGCCCCTGTAAGTTCCAGGAAGGCCTCTGGCCTCGtctgggcccccagggcccccacTGGGAAGCTGCCGCTCCTGCTTCTTGGCCTGAGCCCTGCCTCCTCCACAGCTGTCAGAGAGGTGAGGACCAGGTGTGTGGCGAGCCgcatgttttatttcctttctcaagATGGTTTCCAGCTGAATAAAGTTAGTAGAAATTCAAAGGAAAGAATACCACAAAATATATTTAGTTAATTCTTGCCTAAGGGATCATTTTAGAGCTAACCTGTATACAAAGGAGGATAAAATAAGGAACGTTGAATCAACAGCTGACGGTTAATAtgtaatcaaatatttaaaaagtcacGACCGAACCGCAAAGATGCCCTAACTACACAAATACGCGATGCTGAATTTGTACACTCCTGAGCGACGCTGCTCCCGACCGGGCACCTGAAATAACAACGCACGCCCGTGATCCTGGTGACAGCGTCTTCTCCTCGGGCAGcacgcacatacatacacacgtgGGGCTCACGGACGGGTCTGTAGACAGAGCCTGAAAGCGCTGAATCGAGGTAAGAGCCGAGGAGCTACTTCAACATAAGAAAGCACGTTGCTAAGACGCCGATGTAGACGTCGGCCACCTGCCCGCCCACCGCTGCCGCAACGCTTGTTTCAGCCCAGGGGTCTCGAGGGTCTTTCTTCTGTAGAAGAGACATCCCACTTGCAGTGTGAGCACTCTGTCCACCAGCCAAGCTCGAAGGGCCCGGTGGTCCAGGCGGGGGCCCCAGACCAGCTGAAACGGACCCCCAGCAAGTCCTCAGGGGTCCAGGACCAGCTGAGACTGACCCCCAGCAAGTCCTCAGGGTTCTCCAGGACCAGCTGAAATGGACCCCCAGCAAGTCCTCAGGGGTCGCGGACAGCTGAGACTGACCCCCAGCAAGTCCTCAGGGGTCCCGGACAGCTGAAACTGACCCCCAGCAAGTCCTCAGGGGTCTCCAGGACCAGCTGAAACTGACCCCCAGCAAATCTTCAGGGGTCCAGGACCAGCTGAACACTGACCCCCAGCAAGTCCTCGGGGGTCTCTCTGTTCTCTTCTGGGGGGTTGCTGGGAGGACGGTGTCGCCGGCAGTGGGGGCCGTGGGAGGTGGCCCCTCAGAGgctcagggtggggtggggggctcaggTGTTTCCACGGACACGACTGGCTGCATCTCAGTGGACGTTCTGGTCTGTCTAAGGGCCTTCGGGGTCTGTAGCTCGGGGGGCCGACCCTGGCCCCTGCAGGTGGGCGGCCCCGGGGCCAGCGCCTGCCCAGGCCCCAGCAGGACTCACAGGCCCTCGGACGCTGCTCTGACGGCCGAGGGACAGATGAGCTGGGTGACGGGCCCCTCTGCTCAGCAGGCCCTGAGGGAAAGCGCCTGGGAGCAGCACTAGGAATGGCCTTTCACGGCTCTGAGAGTCAGTGGCCACCGGGTCTGTGGGTTCTGGCCAGGCTGGGGGGTCTGGAGCAGCCGTGCCCGACCCCAGTGAGATCTGGGCCTCTGACGCCACTCGGGGTCACTGCGGAGGCCTGTACTTGTCGCTGGCCCTGAGGATGGTTGGCCTAAAAGACAGCTCAAAGGACCTCTGGTCACTGAAGCTCTGGGCTCGGTACTTGGCCAGCTGCGGCCCGCGCCTGCCACGCCCCACCCCGGGGGCATCTGGGGGCCCCTCCTGGGCAGGGCCACGGGGCACAAGGCTGCTCCCCAGCTTGGGTGTGGGCACTGCAGAGCCTGGCACTGGCTGGAAGCTGGGGGCCGCTGGACTCCGCCCCTTCTGGATGCTGGAGGGTGCCTGGATCTCCCcctcctgggggctgggggctgccagACTCTGCCCCTCCAAGCTCTGCCCCTTCCTGAGACTGGGGGCTGCCCAACTCCGTCCCTCCTGGATGCTGGAGGGTGCCTGGATCTCTCTCTCCCCGGGGCTGGGGCCTGCCTGGCTCCGTCCCTCCTGGATACTGGAGGGTGCCCGACTCTGCCCCTTCCTGAGACTGGGGGATACCCAGGTCTCCCCCTTCTGGATGCTGGGGGCCACCTGGCTCTGCCCCTCCCAGGGGCTGGGAGCCGCCTGGCTCTGCCCCTCCTGGATACTGGAGGGTGCCCGGCTCTGCCCCTTCCTGAGACTGGGGGACACCCAGGTCTGCCCTTTCTGGATGCCGGAGGGTGCCTGGATCTCTCTCTCCCCGGGGCTGGGGCCCGCCTGGCTCCGTCCCTCCTGGATACTGGAGGGCGCCTGGCTCTGCCCCTTCCTGAGACTGGGGGACACCCAGGTCTGCCCTTTCTGGATGCTGGAGGGTGCCTGGATCTCCCcctcctgggggctgggggctgccgGACTCTGCCCCTCCAAGCTCTGCCCCTTCCTGAGACTGGGGGCTGCCCGACTCTGCCCCTCCTGGATGCTGGAGGGTGCCTGGATCTCTCTCTCCCCGGGGCTGGGGCCCGCCTGGCTCCGTCCCTCCTGGATACTGGAGGGTGCCCGACTCTGCCCCTTCCTGAGACTGGGGGATACCCAGGTCTGCCCCTTCTGGATGCTGGAGGGTGCGTGGATTTCCCCTTCCCAGGGACTGGGGGCTGCCTGGCTCTGCCCATTCTGGATGCTGGGGGCCACCTGGCTCTGCCCCTCCCAGGGGCTGGGAGCCGCCTGGCTCTGCCCCTCCTGGATACTGGGGGGTGCCCGGCTCTGCCCCTTCCTGAGACTGGGGGACACCCAGGTCTGCCCTTTCTGGATGCTGGAGGGTGCCTGGATCTCCCCCTCCCGGGGGCTGGGTGCTGCCGGGCTCTGGCCTTCTCCCAGTAGCACTCGGGGGCCCCCCTGACCACCCCTGGGGGCTGGAACCTGGGGTGCCTCATTTCTGCCCGCTGCGAGCGTCACTCCCCCCGAGCCACTTGCGGGCCGTGCTGAATTGGGAGGCACCATCTGGCTCACCTGGGCCTGCGCTGGGAGTGCGGGGCTCCCCGAGAGGGAAGGGGCTTTGCTCTCTGCAGCCGGGGCCCTCCGCTCCTCCGGGAGACCCTTGGCATGCCCCGCCTGCTGCCTCCGAGGGAGTTCTGGGCCCTTCCCGGCATGCCTACCAAGAGCCTCCTCCGGGGGCCTGCTCCCAGACTCCCTGACCCCTCGCGAGCCGGACCTCTCACCCCGAAggccttctcccttccttccagaACCATCCCGACTCACAGCCCCTGGGGACCCCTCCTCTCGTCCACGCCGACTCTCTCGAGTCCCCAGACCAGCCTGCTCCCCTCCCTCCACTTGCCCGGAAGCCTGGAGGTCAGGGTGCTTGGGGGCCACCCTGTCCCCCCATCGCCCGTCTGCTGCTGCGGACGAGGGGCCGGGCTGGTGGGAAGGCCTGGCACTGAGGGGAAGCTGTTCACTGGACGAGAGGCCCGCCCTGCCCTCTGCCTGCTGCGTCTCAGGAAGCTGCGGCCTTGGAGTCCCTGCCCCGTGGGTCCCCTGTGGCTCCGGCAGGCCTGGGGCTGGAGTTGGGAGCTCCAGGCTGTCCCCCCGAGGCCTCTGCCGCGCAGAGCCTGTGACTCTGTCTCCTGCCTCCACCTTCACTCCACCTGTGGCCACGTCACCTGTGGCCAGTTGACCCGGAGCCACCAGGTGGGGCTGGACGGCCAGAGTCGGCACGCCGGGGGCCTCCTGAGTGGGGCCGGGCGGGGACCCCAAGGCTGAGCTGTGGCCGCCAGGCTGGCCAGAAGACTCCTCAGGCACGACACCCATGAGGCCCGGGCCTGTGGGCCACCCAGCCCCCTTACCCTCCCGCAGCCCAGCTGCCAAGTTTCTGGGGCTCGGGGCTGGGGGATTCCGGGAGGCGCTGCCCACTGGCTCCTGCCTGGGGGCTCTGACACCCGGCGGTGTCTTTTCATTTGAGGAGGAGGCTCTCTCCTCACCGAGATCACTGCCAGCGCTCCCTGCAGCTGTAGGCGCGCACCCAGCTGACTCCGGGCGTGGCGGGGGCCTCCCGCGGCCTTCCTGCTCGCTCGGGGGGCCCCTGTGCACGGGGCTCTCGggcctctccccagccccagccgGTGCCGGAGGCCACGCGGGGACGCGCGTCCCGCTCTTGCTGCCGCGAGCGGTGGGCGCTGGCGCTTGCTGGCCCCCGGGTGCACAGCCCGTGTGGCCCCTCCCGCGGTTCTCCCAGGCACCGGCGTCGCCGCCTGGCCGTCCCTGCGGTTCTGACCGCAGAGGCGGCTCAGAACTCAGGGGGGACGCGTCCTCCCCACCCGAGTCCTCTCCACGCGAGTCCTCCCCACGCACGTCCTTGGGCTTCAGGAGCCATTGTGAGGCCCCAGGCCCAGGTCTGGCGtcctttcctcccaaggagctgTTCTGTGGCCCCGTCGTGGAGACGGCGGCGGGGAGGTCTGGACCGCGGGCAGCAGTACCGCGTGTGGCTGCGAGCCTCGGCTCCGCCCCTGCGCCCTGCGGAGGCGCACCCCGGCTCCCGCTCTCGGCGGTGGGGGAATGTGGGGCGCCTGGGTTTCCAGTCTCAATGACCCTGCCCAGAGGACCCCAGCCTTGGTCTCCTGGCGCCCTTTGCGGGGTGGCGGGAGGGGGCGGCATCGTGTGCACCACCGGGAGTCTGACCGTGACCTGCGGGGGCTCCATGGCGGGTTGTGTGCGCCGCGCGGCCTGCGCGGAGGGTGCGGTGAGTGCGGCCAGTGGGGGGATGTATCCGGGCGCCTTCTCCTCTCGGAAACTCTCCTGGACGGAGAAGAGGGGCTCTGGCACCCAGTCCACACTCGCTGTGTCCATCTCGTCCTCTGAGCTGCACACGGTCAAGGTGACCTCGGGGCCAGCCCCCGCGCCGCCTCCGGAGAGTCCTGGCCGCGGCCCCAGGCTTACTTCCCCGGCCCCCTGAGCAGCCCCCTGACCGCCTGGGCTGGCTGGGCCCAGCGCGGAGCTCGCAGGCTTGCGGCCAGGATGCGCTTCGCCCCCGGGGGAGGCGGCAGCGGGGGTTGCTGGGGGGACACACTCGGCCTCCACACCTGGGAGCCCTGTCTCCAGGCCGTCCCTGGAAGCTGCGAGCCGGGGCGTGGAGGGCTGCGGGGGCCGCCACCCCGGCTCTCCGCTCCCTCCGGGGTTCTCTGCCGCGTCAGGGGAGGTGCCTGTGTCCCCTCGGGGCGCACGGCCCACGCCCGTGTGGGTGACTCGGGTGCCGTGGGACAGCCAGCTTCGGGGCCCGCAGACCACGGTGGCGACGCTGAAGGGCAGCGCAGGCTCGGTGGAGCAGGCCAGGAGGCGGGCGGGCGGCGCGCGGAGGCAGCTGCTGGCCAGGGTGGCCACGCGGAGGACGCGCAGCTCCGGCCGGTGCAGCGGCCTGCGCGGCGTGCGCTTCTTGGTGCGCTCCTCCGCGCGCCGCGGCAGGAGGCCGGCCTCCGCGCACAGGCCGCCGCTCTGTGCCAACTTCTCCCGCAGCCTGGCCAGCGCCGCGCTCCGCCCACCCGCCTTCACCTTCGGCTTCACGGCCGGGCCCCCTACGGCTGCGGGCGGCTCCACGGGAGGCTGCTCCGCGGCCTGCTTCTCCTCCGCGGCCAGGAACACCTTCAGGATGCTCTTCACCGAGCTCCTCCCAGCCGGGAGGGCCCGCGGCTTCTCGCGGCCCGGGGGCTCCCTGCCGGGGGCTGGGCGACCGTCCGCCTCCCCGGCCTTCTCCAGCAGCTTGTGGATGGTGGCCGCCACCACGCCCCTGCCAGGGCCCTGCTTGTCCCTGAAGATCAGCCGCCCCACCTCCCGGGTCCTCTTGAGGCGGGGCTCGCGGCCGCTGCCCATGAACCTGGCCTGGAGCAGCTGGAAGCGCGTGGGCCGCCGCTGGGCGTCCTGGGGCTCAGGGGCCCGGCTAGCCATGCCCTGTGCCCTCCGGGCGGCAGGAGGCTCCGGGGCCGCGTCCTCGCGGTCGGTCAGGTAGAGCAGCAGGCTGCTGAGGACAGCTCGCACCGCCGGGTGGCATGTGACCTGGCCGACCTTCTTTTTCAGGGCTTGGACGTTGACGGGCGTCTTGTCCCTGCAAACCTTGCTGCTCCTGGGGCTGCAGGGAAAGAATGAATCGCCACAGATTTTATCATCGTTTCTCTAGGGTGAGCCCGTACGTTTCTTATGGGACGATCCCATTTAAAACACCCCAAGAAGCCCAGGAATGGGGCCTGGGCTTGGCTTCTACTCGTCCCTGCTTGTGCGGCAAGAGTCAGGGCCGCCCACGCCCCTCTGGGCCACCGTGCCCCTTTCTGTTAACTGAGCGGGCCCTCTGCAGAGCTTGGAGAGGGCACTTTGAAAAACTGCTTGCACTTGCGGggttcacttttccctttctaaCGCGGGCCTTCCTTGTTTGAAGctagaggcaaaggagaagaggaaagatacacccatctgaaggcagagtccaGAAACagcaggagagatgagaaagccttcctcagcgatcaatgcaaagaagtagatgaacacaatagaatgagaaagactagagatctcttctcaAATTGCCCACCTCcgctggatcagggaaaaagcaagagagttccagaaaaacatctatttctgctttattgactatgccaaagcctttgactgtgtggatcacaataaactgtggacaattctgaaagagatgggaatatcagaccacctaacctgcctcttgagaaatctgtatgcaggtcaggaagcagcagttagaactggacatggaacaacagactggttccaaataggaaaaggagtatgtcaaggctgtatattgtcaccctgcttatttaacttctatgcagagtacatcatgagaaacgctggactggaagaaacacaagctggaatcaagactgccaggagaaatatcaataacctcaggtatgcagatgacaccacccttatggcagaaagtaaaagtgaagtcgctcagtcgtgtccgactctttgcgaccccatggactgaagcccacaaggctcctccgtccatgggattctccaggcaagaatactggagtgggttgccccatgcttctccaagggatcttcccaacccagggatcgaacccaggtctcacacattgcaggcagacactttaacctctgagccaccagggaggcccaaaaagaatgaaaggattgCCCAGTAGGCTCCAGCGAGATTTGGACTCGCGACCCCTGATTTACAAGACCAGTGCTCTAACCCCGGagctatggcagaaagtgaagaggaactcaaaagcctcttgatgaaagtgaaagtggagagtgaaaaagttggcctaaagctcaacattcagaaactgaagatcatggcgtccggtcccatcacttcatggcaaatagatggggaaacagtggaaacagtgtcagactttatttt comes from Capra hircus breed San Clemente unplaced genomic scaffold, ASM170441v1, whole genome shotgun sequence and encodes:
- the LOC108634753 gene encoding collagen alpha-1(I) chain — its product is MEVLPLQLCRHHTIVPTPHTPTLRNDDKICGDSFFPCSPRSSKVCRDKTPVNVQALKKKVGQVTCHPAVRAVLSSLLLYLTDREDAAPEPPAARRAQGMASRAPEPQDAQRRPTRFQLLQARFMGSGREPRLKRTREVGRLIFRDKQGPGRGVVAATIHKLLEKAGEADGRPAPGREPPGREKPRALPAGRSSVKSILKVFLAAEEKQAAEQPPVEPPAAVGGPAVKPKVKAGGRSAALARLREKLAQSGGLCAEAGLLPRRAEERTKKRTPRRPLHRPELRVLRVATLASSCLRAPPARLLACSTEPALPFSVATVVCGPRSWLSHGTRVTHTGVGRAPRGDTGTSPDAAENPGGSGEPGWRPPQPSTPRLAASRDGLETGLPGVEAECVPPATPAAASPGGEAHPGRKPASSALGPASPGGQGAAQGAGEVSLGPRPGLSGGGAGAGPEVTLTVCSSEDEMDTASVDWVPEPLFSVQESFREEKAPGYIPPLAALTAPSAQAARRTQPAMEPPQVTVRLPVVHTMPPPPATPQRAPGDQGWGPLGRVIETGNPGAPHSPTAESGSRGAPPQGAGAEPRLAATRGTAARGPDLPAAVSTTGPQNSSLGGKDARPGPGASQWLLKPKDVRGEDSRGEDSGGEDASPLSSEPPLRSEPQGRPGGDAGAWENRGRGHTGCAPGGQQAPAPTARGSKSGTRVPAWPPAPAGAGERPESPVHRGPPSEQEGRGRPPPRPESAGCAPTAAGSAGSDLGEERASSSNEKTPPGVRAPRQEPVGSASRNPPAPSPRNLAAGLREGKGAGWPTGPGLMGVVPEESSGQPGGHSSALGSPPGPTQEAPGVPTLAVQPHLVAPGQLATGDVATGGVKVEAGDRVTGSARQRPRGDSLELPTPAPGLPEPQGTHGAGTPRPQLPETQQAEGRAGLSSSEQLPLSARPSHQPGPSSAAADGRWGDRVAPKHPDLQASGQVEGGEQAGLGTRESRRGREEGSPGAVSRDGSGRKGEGLRGERSGSRGVRESGSRPPEEALGRHAGKGPELPRRQQAGHAKGLPEERRAPAAESKAPSLSGSPALPAQAQVSQMVPPNSARPASGSGGVTLAAGRNEAPQVPAPRGGQGGPRVLLGEGQSPAAPSPREGEIQAPSSIQKGQTWVSPSLRKGQSRAPPSIQEGQSQAAPSPWEGQSQVAPSIQNGQSQAAPSPWEGEIHAPSSIQKGQTWVSPSLRKGQSRAPSSIQEGRSQAGPSPGEREIQAPSSIQEGQSRAAPSLRKGQSLEGQSPAAPSPQEGEIQAPSSIQKGQTWVSPSLRKGQSQAPSSIQEGRSQAGPSPGEREIQAPSGIQKGQTWVSPSLRKGQSRAPSSIQEGQSQAAPSPWEGQSQVAPSIQKGETWVSPSLRKGQSRAPSSIQEGRSQAGPSPGEREIQAPSSIQEGRSWAAPSLRKGQSLEGQSLAAPSPQEGEIQAPSSIQKGRSPAAPSFQPVPGSAVPTPKLGSSLVPRGPAQEGPPDAPGVGRGRRGPQLAKYRAQSFSDQRSFELSFRPTILRASDKYRPPQ